In the Ornithinimicrobium pratense genome, CCACCGGGCGCGAGCAGCGGGAACGACCAGGCCACCAGCTTGTCCAGGGAGGCCACAGCCCGCGCGGTCGCCACCGGCGCCAGCAGGCTCATCTCCTCGGCCCGGCCCCTGTGCACGGTGACGTTGCTCAGGCCCAGCGCCTCGACCGTGCTCTGCAGCCACGTCGTGCGGCGCAGCAACGGCTCGACGAGGTGCACCCGCAGGTCAGGCCGCACGATGGCGAGCACGAGGCCGGGCAGCCCTGCGCCGGACCCGATGTCGATGACGCTCTCGCCCTCATCGAGCATCGCCTCCGGCAGGGCGCAGTTGACCAGATGACGCTGCCAGAGCCGGGGTGCCTCCCGAGGACCCACGAGACCGTGACTGATCCCCGTGGTGGCCAGCAGGTCGGCATACCGGCGGGCCAGGTCGAGTGAGTCGCCGAAGACGTCTGCGGCCTCGGCGGGCGGCTCCGGAGCGCCAGAGACGGGCGGAGGCACCGTGCGTCTGCCGCCCGGTGCCTCGCCGTCACGAGTCTGCGCCATGCCGGGTCCGGGTCAGCGCCCGGGGAGAATCACGACGTAGCGTCCCGGGTCGGCCCCCTCGGACTCCGAGTGCAACCCGGCGCCGAGGACCTCATCGTGGACGACCTTGCGCTCGAACGCGGTCATCGGCTCCAGCTCGCGCCGTTCACCGCTCTCCTTCACCTCGGCGATCGCGCGCTGGGCCGTCTGCACCAGCTCGCTGCGTCGATCCGAGCGGTAGCCGGCCACATCGAGCATCAGTCGGCTGCGCTCGCCGGTCTCGGCCTGGACCGCCAGGCGGGTCAGCTCCTGCAGCGCCTCAAGCACCTCACCACCGGTGCCGATGAGGCGCTGAGGAGCCGCGCCGTCCTCGGAGTCCACAATGGCGACTGCGGCGCGATCGCCTTCGACGTCCACCTCGAGGTCCCCGTCCAGGTCAGCGATGTCCAGCAGGGTCTCCAGGAAATCTGCGGCGATCTCGCCCTCCCGGACCAGATCTTGCGCGGCAACCGACGTGGACCGTGGGGCGGCCTGGTCACCCGTCTCCTGCGCAGGGGTGTCCGCCTCCGGCAGGTAAGCCTCGGGCGCCTCAACCGCCTCATCGGCCTCGCTGGCCACAGAAGCCTCTTGGGCCTCCGCTACCTCCCCTGGGCGGTCCTCGCTGGGCGCGTCCTGGACGGTGCGGTCATCGGGCTTGCCGGTGCTCGTGCTCATCGCTGTGGTTTCTCCTTGATCGCGAATCATCAGCGCTTCTTTGCGCGCTTCTTGCTCTTGGGCTGCACCCGCTGGCCGCCA is a window encoding:
- a CDS encoding protein jag gives rise to the protein MSTSTGKPDDRTVQDAPSEDRPGEVAEAQEASVASEADEAVEAPEAYLPEADTPAQETGDQAAPRSTSVAAQDLVREGEIAADFLETLLDIADLDGDLEVDVEGDRAAVAIVDSEDGAAPQRLIGTGGEVLEALQELTRLAVQAETGERSRLMLDVAGYRSDRRSELVQTAQRAIAEVKESGERRELEPMTAFERKVVHDEVLGAGLHSESEGADPGRYVVILPGR
- the rsmG gene encoding 16S rRNA (guanine(527)-N(7))-methyltransferase RsmG — translated: MAQTRDGEAPGGRRTVPPPVSGAPEPPAEAADVFGDSLDLARRYADLLATTGISHGLVGPREAPRLWQRHLVNCALPEAMLDEGESVIDIGSGAGLPGLVLAIVRPDLRVHLVEPLLRRTTWLQSTVEALGLSNVTVHRGRAEEMSLLAPVATARAVASLDKLVAWSFPLLAPGGRLLALKGEAAEVELEQAHDLLHRMGVEQSAVHHLGVGRVSEPVRVVEIVRPAQWQASTPGTRRRVDRPRGSTKRGRPGSRSSH